One region of Novipirellula artificiosorum genomic DNA includes:
- a CDS encoding acyltransferase codes for MSWILVSPAVLVCYLETLRGDGYERMFHSCGQCFALLPGFLGMCLRRAFYCGTLRSCSWECQIEFGSIISHREATVESEVFIGNYALLGRVHLKQGCLIGSRSSILSSGAHHVLNGNGHWTTPDSLDLKVTVIGAYAWVGEGTVVMFDVGEGALVSAGAVTSARVLDHVMVAGNPARFVRRLFESREIRDASDEKATHGE; via the coding sequence TTGTCCTGGATCCTCGTTTCACCAGCCGTTTTGGTTTGTTACCTTGAAACGCTCCGAGGCGATGGCTATGAGCGGATGTTTCATTCGTGCGGTCAATGCTTCGCGCTGCTACCTGGTTTCTTGGGAATGTGCCTGCGTCGAGCGTTTTATTGTGGCACGCTCCGTTCATGCAGTTGGGAATGCCAAATTGAATTTGGCTCAATTATTAGCCATCGCGAAGCCACCGTTGAATCAGAAGTGTTCATTGGGAACTATGCGTTGTTGGGACGTGTTCACCTGAAGCAAGGCTGTTTGATCGGCAGTCGGTCTAGCATTTTGAGTAGCGGTGCACATCACGTGTTGAATGGCAATGGGCATTGGACCACTCCAGACAGTCTTGATTTGAAAGTCACGGTAATCGGTGCCTATGCGTGGGTTGGCGAAGGAACTGTCGTGATGTTTGATGTTGGTGAGGGGGCCTTGGTTTCGGCGGGAGCGGTGACGTCCGCAAGGGTTCTCGATCATGTGATGGTGGCAGGGAATCCCGCGAGGTTTGTTCGGCGTCTGTTTGAAAGCCGCGAGATACGAGACGCGAGCGACGAGAAAGCGACGCATGGGGAGTAG
- a CDS encoding long-chain fatty acid--CoA ligase, whose amino-acid sequence MNDWKSTLTEYRDRVCFAGGGNDETVTYGEMVEMMRRLEAKLRDAGVTSRSVVAFPGRYSPESVAMFVTLADMKAVAVPMPDDAKPRINRLMSIAHVTHAVDKNKNVAEVAETFDPRSETTETLGEFRYGGDDSDRHPLYDQLSAEKHAGLVLFTSGTTGDPKAAVQDLDRLRLRYSQPRQVGNMMAFMHIDHIGGVNTSMYVLSHGGTLVVPRARTPEAVAEAIEHYKIEVLPVSPTFLNLLLLSNVSESFELSSLRRITYGSEAMPPSVLARLREAFPNAELLQTYGTTELGILKSKSENNGSLWMKVGGEGYETKVVDGRLWVKAHTAMLGYLNAPSPFDAEGFMDTNDEVDVRGDWMKILGRKSDFINVGGTKVSPVEVESVLLEMPVVSEASVSGQAHPLMGQVVMARLTLSGSMKLGELKQRMREHCKDRLPAEAIPVKITIADGSMVTDRFKRAR is encoded by the coding sequence ACTTCGCGACGCTGGAGTGACCTCACGTTCGGTCGTCGCGTTTCCAGGACGCTATTCGCCTGAATCGGTGGCGATGTTCGTGACGCTGGCGGATATGAAAGCGGTCGCTGTGCCGATGCCCGACGATGCCAAGCCGCGAATCAATCGCTTGATGAGCATCGCCCATGTAACGCACGCCGTGGACAAGAACAAAAACGTAGCGGAAGTCGCAGAGACTTTCGATCCGCGCAGCGAAACCACCGAAACTCTTGGCGAGTTCCGCTACGGTGGCGATGATTCTGATCGGCACCCCCTCTATGATCAACTCTCCGCTGAAAAACATGCGGGACTGGTGCTCTTTACGTCTGGAACCACTGGCGATCCGAAGGCGGCGGTTCAGGACTTGGACCGATTGCGACTGCGATACTCACAACCTCGCCAAGTCGGGAACATGATGGCGTTCATGCACATCGACCATATTGGTGGTGTCAATACATCGATGTATGTGCTCTCGCATGGCGGCACCCTGGTGGTTCCACGCGCCAGAACACCCGAAGCGGTTGCCGAGGCGATCGAGCACTACAAGATCGAAGTGTTGCCGGTATCACCCACATTTTTGAACTTGTTGCTTTTGTCGAATGTGAGCGAGAGTTTTGAGTTGTCATCCCTAAGGCGGATTACCTACGGATCCGAAGCGATGCCGCCGAGTGTACTGGCGCGGCTTCGCGAAGCCTTTCCCAACGCGGAGCTATTGCAAACGTACGGAACGACGGAATTGGGGATTTTGAAATCGAAGTCCGAGAACAATGGTTCGTTGTGGATGAAGGTCGGGGGCGAAGGCTATGAAACCAAGGTCGTCGATGGACGGTTGTGGGTCAAAGCCCACACCGCGATGCTGGGGTATTTAAACGCGCCGTCGCCATTCGATGCCGAGGGGTTCATGGATACCAATGATGAAGTGGACGTACGTGGTGATTGGATGAAGATATTGGGACGAAAATCGGATTTCATCAACGTCGGTGGAACAAAAGTCTCACCCGTGGAAGTCGAGAGTGTGCTGTTGGAAATGCCCGTGGTTTCCGAAGCGTCCGTCAGTGGCCAAGCACATCCGTTGATGGGGCAAGTGGTAATGGCGAGGTTGACGTTGAGCGGGTCGATGAAGCTGGGTGAACTGAAGCAACGGATGCGAGAGCACTGCAAGGATCGGTTGCCCGCAGAGGCGATTCCGGTGAAGATCACGATTGCCGACGGATCCATGGTGACCGATCGGTTCAAGCGAGCAAGGTAG